From Triticum urartu cultivar G1812 chromosome 2, Tu2.1, whole genome shotgun sequence, a single genomic window includes:
- the LOC125539918 gene encoding uncharacterized protein LOC125539918 — translation MAAKPTSCFTFLKEALILPTLNPKLFTPLLLLFAAAAFLDHIVNFLFVQPLADVVASHATELNNTDFSSAKYAKLMEMEGPKQDGTRLILIGVSEVIVALAVGFVKRTLFLFAASTTYSGDRYSLAELLRELVKGRISLKGASITIAVVDALDFASAVLAALIPAPDLMGGLSGVLSVQGLVYLIALLTSLYFTAVALVGVAASVVDRRCRGVGALRQAWRLVTLVRRKEGLLLVLVAHFVPTVVAPLYRVALVYAKRSMAVSLCLLAVHAFLSCALQLLSLMAATVYYYQAMQSKEVIDALRLC, via the coding sequence ATGGCTGCCAAACCCACATCATGCTTTACTTTCCTAAAGGAAGCGCTGATCCTCCCCACGTTAAACCCCAAGCTCTTCACGCCCTTGCTCCTCCTCTttgccgccgccgccttccttgACCACATAGTCAATTTCCTGTTCGTCCAGCCTCTCGCCGACGTCGTGGCCAGCCATGCCACCGAGCTCAACAACACCGACTTCTCGAGCGCCAAATACGCCAAGCTCATGGAGATGGAGGGGCCAAAGCAAGACGGTACGAGGCTCATACTCATCGGCGTCTCCGAGGTGATCGTCGCCCTGGCCGTCGGCTTCGTCAAGAGGACCCTCTTCCTCTTCGCGGCCTCCACGACCTACTCCGGCGACCGCTACTCGCTAGCCGAGCTCCTGCGCGAGCTCGTCAAGGGGAGGATCAGCCTGAAGGGCGCTTCCATCACCATCGCCGTCGTCGACGCGCTTGACTTCGCGTCGGCGGTCCTGGCCGCGCTGATTCCCGCTCCCGACCTGATGGGCGGGCTCTCAGGGGTGCTCTCCGTCCAGGGCCTCGTCTACCTCATCGCGCTCCTCACCTCCCTCTACTTCACCGCCGTGGCGTTGGTGGGCGTCGCCGCGTCGGTGGTCGACAGGAGGTGCCGCGGCGTGGGGGCGCTCCGGCAGGCGTGGCGTCTCGTGACGCTGGTGAGGAGAAAGGAGGGTCTCCTCTTGGTGCTCGTGGCGCACTTCGTGCCGACCGTCGTGGCTCCGCTGTACCGGGTTGCTCTTGTGTATGCGAAGAGGAGCATGGCGGTGTCCTTGTGCTTGCTGGCTGTGCATGCTTTTCTGTCATGTGCGCTGCAGCTCCTCTCTCTGATGGCAGCAACGGTTTACTACTACCAAGCCATGCAGAGCAAGGAGGTGATCGATGCCTTGCGGTTATGCTAA